From the Cucurbita pepo subsp. pepo cultivar mu-cu-16 chromosome LG05, ASM280686v2, whole genome shotgun sequence genome, one window contains:
- the LOC111794965 gene encoding uncharacterized protein LOC111794965 — MFGVMQSVDEDTEPKNLKRSRPPPYNMTVTHSSVAQSLDDSFLFPVEEIVQYPLPGYVAPTLITFSPDDSFITYLFSPDSTLNKKVFAFDIKTCKQELIFSPPDGGLDECNISPEEKLRRERLRERGLGVTRYEWVKTSPKKKAIMVPLPAGIYIQDFLGSTPELKLSSKPSSPIMDPHLSPDGSMVAFVKDGELHVMNLTCFEVRQLTVGASRNISHGIAEYIAEEEMDRKNGYWWSLDSKYIAFTQVDTSKIPPFRIMHQGKSSIGSDAQEDHAYSFAGTSNAIVRLGVVSVYGGPITWMDLLCGETEEEEYLARVCWMHENILIAQILNRLHTKLKILRFDIKTGQRKVLLVEEQDSWVNLHDCFTPLDKSMSKYSGGFIWASEKTGFRHLYLHDGHGTCLGPITEGNWMVEQIAGVNEATGLVYFTGTVDGPLESHLYCTKLTTTGNTPLEPPTRLTQGKGKHVVVLDHRMTRFIDIHDSLNSPPRVLLCSLNDGTVILPIYEQTLAIPRIQRLHLEAPEIVELQTSDGTLLYGALYKPNEAIFGPPPYKTMIIVYGGPSVQLVCDSWVNTVDMRAQYLRSRGILVWKLDNRGTARRGLKFEASLKYNIGHVDADDQLVGAKWLIRQGLARAGEIGLYGWSYGGFLSAMSLARFPDIYGCAISGAPVTAWDGYDTFYTEKYMGLPSRDPEVYEKSSVIHHVNKMTGRLLIVHGMIDENVHFRHTARLVNALISAGKTYELLIFPDERHMPRQHRDRIYMEERIWEFIQRNL, encoded by the exons AGGATATGTTGCCCCCACTTTGATTACTTTCAGTCCAGATGACAGTTTTATCACTTACTTGTTTAGTCCTGATTCTACCTTAAATAAGAAGGTTTTTGCTTTTGATATCAAAACTTGCAAACAGGAGTTGATTTTCAGTCCTCCTGATGGTGGGCTGGATGAGTGTAACATTTCACCCGAAGAGAAATTGAGGAGAGAAAGATTGAGGGAACGTGGTTTGGGAGTAACCCGGTATGAATGGGTGAAAACGAGCCCCAAAAAGAAAGCAATTATGGTGCCTCTGCCTGCTGGG ATTTATATTCAGGATTTTCTTGGCTCGACGCCAGAGCTTAAGCTTTCCAGTAAACCCTCTTCACCAATCATGGATCCACATCTCTCACCAGATGGGTCCATGGTTGCATTCGTTAAAGATGGGGAGCTTCATGTCATGAATCTAACATGCTTTGAAGTGAGACAGTTGACTGTTGGTGCTAGCAGAAACATTTCG CATGGAATTGCAGAATATATAGCTGAG gAGGAAATGGATCGAAAAAATGGGTACTGGTGGTCGCTCGATAGCAAATATATTGCATTTACACAAGTTGATACTTCAAAGATTCCTCCCTTTAGAATCATGCATCAAGGTAAAAGTTCGATTGGTTCGGATGCACAAGAAGATCATGCTTATTCATTTGCAGGAACTTCCAATGCCATTGTTCGTCTCGGCGTTGTCTCTGTTTATGGAGGTCCGATTACTTGGATGGATCTTCTTTGTGGAGAAACCGAGGAAGAGGAATATCTGGCCCGAGTCTGTTGGATGCACGAAAATATTCTTATCGCTCAGATTCTAAATAGGTTACATACCAAGCTGAAAATTCTCAGGTTTGATATCAAGACAGGCCAGAGAAAGGTTTTGCTGGTAGAAGAACAAGATTCATGGGTTAACTTGCATGATTGTTTCACACCACTAGACAAAAGTATGAGCAAATATTCTGGAGGATTTATATGGGCAAGTGAAAAAACGGGATTTAGACATCTTTATTTGCACGATGGCCATGGGACGTGCTTGGGGCCGATTACCGAAGGCAACTGGATGGTTGAACAAATTGCCGGTGTCAACGAGGCGACCGGGCTAGTTTATTTTACTGGAACTGTTGACGGGCCTCTTGAATCTCATCTTTACTGTACCAAACTAACCACTACCGGGAATACACCATTGGAGCCACCAACAAGATTGACTCAGGGCAAGGGGAAACATGTCGTTGTACTCGATCATCGCATGACGAGGTTTATAGACATTCACGATTCTCTTAATTCTCCCCCAAGGGTGTTGCTCTGCTCCTTGAATGATGGAACTGTCATTTTGCCAATTTATGAGCAAACACTTGCAATTCCAAG GATTCAAAGGCTTCATCTTGAGGCTCCAGAAATCGTTGAGTTACAGACCAGTGATGGGACATTGCTCTATGGAGCTTTATATAAACCGAACGAGGCAATATTCGGGCCACCGCCATACAAAACTATGATCATTGTGTACGGTGGTCCGAGCGTACAGCTAGTTTGTGATTCATGGGTAAATACGGTCGACATGAGAGCTCAGTATCTGCGTAGCCGGGGGATCTTAGTGTGGAAG TTAGACAACAGAGGAACCGCTCGACGTGGACTAAAGTTTGAAGCGTCTCTAAAATACAATATCGGCCATGTCGATGCAGACGATCAATTGGTTGGAGCAAAATGGCTGATCAGGCAGGGTTTAGCAAGAGCTGGAGAGATTGGTTTATATGGATGGAGCTATGGTGGCTTTCTATCTGCAATGAGCTTGGCCCGGTTTCCAGATATATACGGATGTGCTATATCTGGTGCCCCCGTTACAGCTTGGGATGGGTATGACACGTTTTACACAGAGAAGTACATGGGATTACCATCTCGAGATCCCGAAGTTTACGAGAAAAGCTCGGTGATACATCATGTAAATAAGATGACTGGAAGGCTGTTAATCGTGCATGGGATGATCGATGAGAACGTACACTTCAGGCATACTGCAAGGCTTGTGAATGCACTGATATCGGCTGGAAAGACGTATGAACTACTGATATTCCCCGACGAACGACACA